The Solanum lycopersicum chromosome 6, SLM_r2.1 genome has a window encoding:
- the LOC101252597 gene encoding sm-like protein LSM1B isoform X1: MSWASPEDIYLSTSLASYLDKKLLVLLRDGRKLLGTLRSFDQFANAVLEGACERVIVGEIYCDIPLGLYIIRGENVVLIGELDVDKEELPPHMTRVPEAEIRRAQKAEREATDLKGTMRKRMEFLDMD; this comes from the exons ATGTCTTGGGCAAGTCCAGAAGATATTTATCTCTCTACTTCTCTTGCTAGCTATCTTGATA AGAAACTTCTAGTGTTGCTGCGAGATGGGCGGAAGCTTTTGGGTACGCTTCGTTCTTTTGACCAATTTG CTAATGCTGTTCTGGAAGGTGCGTGTGAGCGTGTTATTGTTGGTGAAATCTACTGTGATATTCCATTAGGTCTTTATATTATACGAGGGGAAAATGTCGTGTTAATTGGCGAGTTG GATGTAGATAAGGAGGAACTTCCACCACACATGACTCGTGTCCCAGAAGCTGAGATAAGAAGG GCCCAAAAAGCAGAAAGGGAGGCTACAGATCTTAAAGGTACAATGAGAAAGAGGatggaatttcttgatatggaTTGA
- the LOC104648073 gene encoding protein DEEPER ROOTING 1-like has product MKLFSWVQNKFNGGQVNKVQTKNQPSKEPRNEEFNGWPDSLLAIGTFGASSSSLKPKIQNDNDNDNEISEDVKQSSSPDLAEFTPEEVGKLQKELTKLLSKKPAAAAKLTAAAEGRQDGNLPLDRFLNCPSSLEVDRRTSSRFSSTNSEIYENLDEEEIDRTIRAIIGRCKDHVCKTNNKKKTVNGMKSVTFLLKKMFVCSSGFAPTPNLRDTLPESRMEKLLRTILSKKIIPQSASRISTKRYLEDRCVPKEEVEEKKRDKTCDGSKWVKTDSDFIVLEI; this is encoded by the exons atGAAG TTGTTTAGCTGGGTGCAAAATAAGTTCAATGGTGGACAAGTGAACAAAGTTCAAACCAAAA ATCAGCCAAGTAAAGAACCTCGAAATGAAGAATTCAACGGTTGGCCTGATTCTTTATTAGCCATTGGAACTTTTGGTGCCAGCAGCAGTTCTCTAAAACCAAAAATTCAAAacgataatgataatgataatgaaatcTCAGAGGACGTTAAGCAAAGTTCCTCTCCAGATTTAGCAGAATTCACACCCGAAGAAGTTggaaaattacaaaaagaattaACAAAATTACTATCTAAAAAACCCGCGGCTGCTGCTAAATTAACAGCAGCAGCCGAAGGTCGACAAGATGGTAATCTCCCATTAGACAGATTCCTAAATTGCCCTTCAAGTTTGGAAGTCGATCGAAGAACTTCAAGCAGATTTAGCAGTACTAATTCGGAAATTTATGAAAATCTTGATGAGGAAGAAATTGATAGGACTATTAGAGCAATTATTGGAAGATGCAAGGACCATGTTTGCaaaaccaataataaaaaaaaaacagtaaatGGGATGAAATCCGTTACATTTCTTCTCAAGAAAATGTTTGTTTGCTCAAGTGGTTTCGCACCTACTCCTAACTTGCGAGACACACTTCCCGAATCGAGAATGGAAAag CTTTTAAGAACAATATTATCAAAGAAAATAATCCCTCAAAGTGCGTCGAGAATATCAACAAAGAGATATTTAGAGGATCGATGTGTACCAAAGGAAGAAGTAGAAGAGAAAAAGCGAGACAAAACTTGTGACGGATCTAAATGGGTCAAAACCGATTCGGATT ttaTTGTTCTGGAAATTTGA
- the LOC101252597 gene encoding sm-like protein LSM1B isoform X2: MSWASPEDIYLSTSLASYLDKKLLVLLRDGRKLLANAVLEGACERVIVGEIYCDIPLGLYIIRGENVVLIGELDVDKEELPPHMTRVPEAEIRRAQKAEREATDLKGTMRKRMEFLDMD; the protein is encoded by the exons ATGTCTTGGGCAAGTCCAGAAGATATTTATCTCTCTACTTCTCTTGCTAGCTATCTTGATA AGAAACTTCTAGTGTTGCTGCGAGATGGGCGGAAGCTTTTGG CTAATGCTGTTCTGGAAGGTGCGTGTGAGCGTGTTATTGTTGGTGAAATCTACTGTGATATTCCATTAGGTCTTTATATTATACGAGGGGAAAATGTCGTGTTAATTGGCGAGTTG GATGTAGATAAGGAGGAACTTCCACCACACATGACTCGTGTCCCAGAAGCTGAGATAAGAAGG GCCCAAAAAGCAGAAAGGGAGGCTACAGATCTTAAAGGTACAATGAGAAAGAGGatggaatttcttgatatggaTTGA